The Desulfomicrobium orale DSM 12838 genome includes a window with the following:
- a CDS encoding AI-2E family transporter, translating to MTEDCPGRNSLTERAIPILLRLLVWGGVFAIFYILRSFFLLLFLTFVFGYIQSRGVNKLERFISHRAVRVVLVASLFLGVLVAVGVFLVPRAKDQTILFATQLPEYMTRLDLELMTLAERYPLVERALSELTPASAHPSSGLGGSRSAALVQQVFGLGETSDGQHQLNQVLDLIRGVGGRVAAIASAFLLSLLFSFLIVLDLPRLKASVVSLEQSKLGFIYREVAGSIRDFASVLGRALEAQFTIAVVNSLLTALGVAMLGMSSALAFLTLIVFLCSFIPVLGVFISSVPICLIALQTSGLTTMILAIIMITVIHLIEGYVLNPRIYGSYMRINPVIVLVILTVGAKLFHIWGLVLGVPICTYIFGQVIRNPETQTAPAPENAGQEEAS from the coding sequence ATGACCGAGGACTGTCCGGGCCGGAATTCCCTGACCGAGCGCGCCATACCCATTCTCCTCAGACTTCTGGTCTGGGGCGGGGTCTTTGCCATTTTCTATATCCTGCGCTCCTTTTTCCTGCTTCTCTTTCTGACTTTCGTATTCGGGTACATCCAAAGCCGGGGTGTGAACAAACTGGAGCGGTTTATTTCCCACCGCGCGGTCAGGGTGGTTCTGGTGGCCAGTCTGTTTCTGGGCGTTCTGGTGGCGGTGGGCGTTTTTCTGGTGCCAAGAGCCAAGGACCAGACCATCCTGTTCGCGACGCAGCTGCCGGAATACATGACCCGTCTGGACCTGGAGCTGATGACCCTGGCTGAACGGTATCCGCTGGTGGAACGCGCCCTTTCCGAACTGACTCCGGCCTCGGCTCATCCTTCGTCGGGCCTGGGCGGTTCCCGGAGCGCCGCTCTGGTGCAGCAGGTTTTCGGTCTGGGCGAAACCTCCGACGGTCAGCATCAGCTCAATCAGGTGCTGGATCTGATCCGGGGCGTGGGCGGACGCGTGGCGGCCATTGCTTCGGCCTTTCTGCTGTCTCTGCTCTTTTCCTTTCTGATCGTGCTGGACCTGCCCCGGCTCAAGGCCAGCGTGGTGTCTCTCGAACAGTCCAAACTGGGCTTCATCTACCGCGAAGTGGCGGGCAGCATCCGCGATTTCGCCAGTGTGCTGGGGCGGGCCCTGGAAGCCCAGTTCACGATCGCCGTGGTCAATTCCCTGCTGACGGCTCTGGGCGTGGCCATGCTGGGCATGAGCTCCGCCCTGGCCTTTCTGACTCTGATCGTGTTTCTGTGCAGCTTTATACCGGTGCTCGGGGTATTCATCAGTTCCGTGCCCATCTGTCTCATCGCCCTGCAGACTTCCGGCCTGACCACCATGATTCTGGCCATCATCATGATCACGGTCATCCACCTCATCGAGGGCTATGTGCTGAATCCCAGAATCTACGGCTCCTACATGCGTATCAACCCGGTCATCGTGCTGGTCATCCTGACTGTGGGGGCCAAGCTGTTCCACATCTGGGGGCTGGTGCTGGGTGTGCCCATCTGCACGTATATTTTCGGACAGGTCATCCGCAATCCGGAGACCCAAACCGCGCCCGCTCCTGAAAACGCCGGGCAGGAGGAAGCATCATGA
- a CDS encoding metal ABC transporter solute-binding protein, Zn/Mn family — protein MKKSLFAIVFLFLAAPALAEPSAFVAIAPQKYFVDQVSGGKVPVSVMVEPGANPHAYEPKPRQMTELAKAKIYFTIGDTFDNVWLPRIRNASPGITVAHTEEGVAKIPMAEHHHHDHEGEEHDHDHADHDHGPDCDHDHGTLDPHIWLDPALVKIQARNIRDGLSRIDPAQSERYAANTAAFEQKLDRLDQDIRAILKPLPESRRTFLVFHPSWGYFAKAYGLHQVSVEVDGKEPSPKELSAIISKAKETGAKVIFVQPQFSEKSAAVIAQQIGAQVVRLDPLAEDWEQNMLRAARAFADALK, from the coding sequence ATGAAAAAAAGTCTTTTTGCCATAGTGTTTCTGTTTCTTGCCGCCCCGGCGCTGGCGGAGCCGTCGGCCTTTGTGGCCATAGCTCCCCAGAAATATTTCGTGGATCAGGTCAGCGGCGGGAAAGTCCCGGTCTCCGTCATGGTCGAGCCCGGCGCCAACCCGCATGCCTATGAGCCCAAGCCCCGGCAGATGACCGAACTGGCCAAGGCCAAAATATACTTCACCATCGGCGACACGTTCGACAACGTCTGGCTGCCCCGGATCAGAAACGCCAGCCCGGGCATCACTGTCGCACACACGGAAGAAGGCGTGGCCAAAATCCCCATGGCGGAGCATCACCATCATGACCATGAAGGCGAAGAGCACGATCATGACCATGCGGACCACGATCACGGCCCGGATTGCGATCACGATCACGGCACGCTGGATCCGCACATCTGGCTGGACCCGGCTCTGGTGAAGATTCAGGCCCGGAACATCCGCGACGGACTGAGCCGGATCGATCCCGCGCAGAGCGAACGCTATGCCGCCAACACGGCGGCCTTTGAACAGAAGCTGGACCGCCTGGACCAGGACATCCGGGCCATTTTGAAGCCTCTCCCCGAAAGCCGGCGCACGTTTCTGGTCTTCCATCCGTCCTGGGGCTATTTCGCCAAGGCCTACGGCCTGCATCAGGTGTCCGTGGAAGTGGACGGCAAGGAGCCAAGCCCTAAGGAACTGTCCGCGATCATCTCCAAAGCCAAAGAGACAGGCGCGAAGGTCATCTTCGTGCAGCCGCAGTTCTCGGAAAAAAGCGCCGCCGTCATCGCTCAGCAGATCGGCGCGCAAGTGGTCCGTCTGGACCCTCTGGCCGAAGACTGGGAGCAGAACATGCTCCGCGCGGCCCGGGCTTTCGCCGACGCCCTGAAGTAG
- a CDS encoding DNA-3-methyladenine glycosylase I → MKRCDWAHASLPETVYHDEEWGVPVHDDRKHFEMLILEGAQAGLSWATILRKREGYRQAFRGFDPEEVARMSDGELEEQLKNPGIVRNRLKVFAARKNADAFLAIQKEFGSFDAYVWRFTGGRPIDGNRKTIWDVPARTPESDTLSGDLKKRGMAFVGSTIIYAYMQAVGMANDHLVSCFRYADIKKPGR, encoded by the coding sequence ATGAAGCGATGCGACTGGGCTCACGCGAGCCTTCCGGAAACCGTGTATCATGACGAGGAATGGGGTGTTCCGGTGCATGACGACCGGAAACATTTCGAGATGCTCATTCTCGAGGGAGCGCAGGCCGGGCTGAGCTGGGCCACGATCCTGCGCAAGCGGGAAGGCTACCGGCAGGCTTTCAGGGGCTTCGATCCGGAAGAAGTCGCGCGCATGAGCGACGGCGAGCTCGAAGAACAGCTGAAAAACCCCGGGATTGTCCGTAATCGTCTCAAAGTGTTCGCGGCGAGAAAAAACGCGGACGCCTTTCTGGCCATACAAAAAGAGTTCGGCAGCTTCGATGCGTATGTCTGGCGATTCACCGGCGGCAGGCCCATCGACGGGAATCGCAAGACCATCTGGGACGTTCCCGCCAGAACACCCGAGAGCGACACGCTTTCCGGCGATCTCAAAAAAAGAGGCATGGCGTTCGTGGGGTCCACCATCATCTACGCATACATGCAGGCGGTCGGCATGGCGAACGACCATCTGGTCTCGTGCTTCAGGTACGCCGACATAAAAAAACCGGGGCGGTAA
- a CDS encoding metal ABC transporter ATP-binding protein — translation MHSPGSSCCAASPPERRPDPTRSVIELSDVCYAYGDEEVLSDINLVVRAGDFLTIIGPNGGGKTTLVKLILGILPPRSGSVRVLGADPVAVRPAVGYVPQHASVQPNFPVTVRDAVLLGLRRKSGLWSPGRWPGYSFAEKNKALEALDMVDMADLAGRRFDALSGGQKQRVLVARALVADPALLLFDEPTSNIDPQGKICLFDLLSNLSASITIVMVSHDLISASTRITGVAAVNRRLLQSGGRELTPHMLELIYGTHDASCPLDEYIRGVSSIFTGAGRDA, via the coding sequence ATGCATTCACCCGGTTCTTCCTGCTGTGCCGCCAGCCCGCCCGAGCGGCGCCCGGATCCCACCCGTTCCGTCATCGAGCTGTCCGACGTCTGCTATGCCTACGGCGATGAGGAGGTGCTCTCGGACATAAATCTGGTGGTCCGGGCCGGAGATTTTCTGACCATCATCGGCCCCAACGGCGGCGGCAAAACCACCCTGGTCAAACTGATCCTGGGGATTCTGCCGCCCAGATCGGGCTCGGTCCGCGTTCTGGGAGCGGATCCCGTCGCCGTGCGCCCGGCGGTGGGCTACGTTCCGCAGCACGCCTCGGTCCAGCCGAACTTTCCGGTCACGGTCCGCGACGCGGTGCTGCTGGGGCTTCGCCGCAAAAGCGGACTCTGGTCTCCGGGTCGCTGGCCCGGCTACTCCTTCGCCGAAAAAAACAAAGCCCTGGAAGCCCTGGACATGGTGGACATGGCCGATCTGGCCGGACGGCGTTTCGACGCCCTGTCGGGCGGACAGAAACAGCGCGTTCTGGTGGCCCGGGCCCTGGTCGCGGACCCGGCCCTGCTCCTTTTTGACGAGCCCACTTCCAACATCGACCCGCAGGGAAAAATCTGCCTTTTCGACCTGCTCTCGAACCTGAGCGCCTCCATCACCATCGTCATGGTCAGCCACGATCTCATCTCCGCCTCCACCCGCATCACCGGCGTTGCCGCCGTCAACCGGAGACTGCTCCAGAGCGGCGGACGGGAACTGACCCCGCACATGCTGGAGCTCATCTACGGCACACATGACGCCTCCTGCCCTCTGGACGAGTACATAAGGGGTGTGTCCTCCATCTTCACCGGTGCCGGGAGGGACGCATGA
- a CDS encoding metal ABC transporter permease has protein sequence MTGILGMEFMQNALWAALLASVACGVIGSLVVVNRQVFMAGGVAHTAYGGVGLAFYTGVPVLPCAVGFTVLAAILMAVFSFGRTERSDGVVGIMWAAGMAFGIILMDLTPGYNVDLMSYLFGSLLAVSRSELWFMLALDGLVLGAVLLWYKDFLALSFDTEFARSTGVPVRFLYTLMQVLTAVTVVMVIQVAGLILVIALLTIPPMLAELYTDSLWKMMLLAFLFSLAFCLAGLALSYHFDLTSGASIIAVATSAYALGWGTRLARRRT, from the coding sequence ATGACGGGCATCCTGGGCATGGAATTCATGCAGAACGCCCTCTGGGCCGCACTGCTGGCCAGCGTGGCCTGCGGGGTCATCGGGTCGCTGGTGGTGGTCAACCGGCAGGTGTTCATGGCCGGCGGCGTGGCGCACACGGCCTACGGCGGGGTCGGACTGGCATTTTACACAGGGGTGCCCGTACTGCCCTGCGCCGTGGGTTTCACGGTCCTGGCGGCCATCCTCATGGCCGTGTTTTCCTTCGGGCGGACCGAACGCTCCGACGGCGTCGTGGGCATCATGTGGGCCGCGGGCATGGCTTTCGGCATCATTCTCATGGATCTGACGCCCGGCTACAACGTGGATCTGATGAGCTATCTCTTCGGCAGCCTGCTGGCCGTTTCCCGCAGCGAACTCTGGTTCATGCTGGCTCTGGACGGCCTTGTGCTCGGCGCGGTCCTTCTCTGGTACAAGGACTTTCTGGCCCTGTCCTTCGACACGGAATTCGCCCGCTCCACCGGCGTGCCCGTGCGCTTTCTGTACACGCTCATGCAGGTGCTCACGGCCGTGACCGTGGTCATGGTCATCCAGGTGGCCGGGCTCATTCTGGTCATCGCCCTGCTGACCATCCCGCCCATGCTGGCCGAACTGTACACCGACTCCCTGTGGAAAATGATGCTTCTGGCCTTCCTGTTCAGCCTGGCATTCTGCCTAGCCGGGCTGGCCCTGTCCTATCATTTCGACCTCACGTCCGGAGCGTCCATCATCGCCGTGGCCACATCGGCCTACGCTCTGGGCTGGGGGACGCGGCTCGCACGGAGGAGAACATGA
- a CDS encoding Fur family transcriptional regulator: MKRRLSEKNAAARLIRAGLDATSHRVRVLMAAANTESPRSAPEILTAVGGSGEINRVTVYRILDLLVERRILNRLDLGEKSQRFCLRDQESTPEHAHLHCIHCDRYLCLAALPVDRAALDGLDLAVKHVDIRLEGVCPECRPEK; encoded by the coding sequence ATGAAACGCCGTCTGAGCGAAAAAAATGCCGCCGCCCGGCTGATCCGGGCCGGTCTTGACGCCACTTCCCACCGCGTGCGGGTGCTCATGGCCGCAGCCAACACGGAGTCTCCCCGCAGCGCCCCGGAAATCCTGACGGCCGTGGGCGGCAGCGGAGAAATCAACCGGGTCACGGTGTACCGCATTCTGGATCTGCTGGTGGAACGCCGGATTCTGAACCGTCTGGACCTGGGCGAGAAATCGCAGCGGTTCTGCCTGCGCGACCAGGAAAGCACGCCGGAGCACGCCCACCTGCACTGCATCCACTGCGACCGCTACCTGTGTCTGGCGGCTCTGCCCGTGGACCGGGCCGCCCTGGACGGCCTCGATCTGGCCGTCAAGCATGTGGACATCCGGCTGGAAGGCGTCTGCCCGGAGTGCAGGCCGGAGAAATAA
- a CDS encoding MBL fold metallo-hydrolase — MNQGSTAWNFSENNNHISSFQRTGGDPAKEGPVSLEYFAHSSFRITSPQGLTVVIDPWRNDPSGAWGLWFPEEYPEIYADIVLSTHAHFDHDAVHRVHAAVTLERPVGVFSIGDVRIEGFGDKHMFRAKGSYRWTDVFAESGISVPPDNPMHLDNSIIVTETGGMRIAHWGDNRPDPGAYIMDRLRGVDVLILPIDGSEHILTAEDVTGLMEELEPKVVIPMHYRTRGAVTVLSTLQAPDYWLEMMPDAILHTESKWTFSKPDLARYRGRAFSFGHHYTKG, encoded by the coding sequence ATGAACCAGGGATCAACCGCGTGGAATTTTTCGGAAAACAACAACCACATTTCGAGCTTTCAGCGGACCGGCGGCGATCCGGCCAAAGAGGGGCCGGTTTCTCTCGAATACTTCGCCCATTCCTCTTTCCGGATTACCAGTCCGCAGGGGCTGACCGTGGTCATCGACCCCTGGCGGAACGACCCGTCCGGAGCGTGGGGACTGTGGTTTCCTGAGGAGTATCCGGAAATTTACGCCGACATCGTGCTGTCCACTCACGCCCATTTTGACCACGACGCCGTGCACCGTGTCCACGCCGCCGTCACCCTGGAACGGCCTGTGGGCGTTTTCAGCATCGGAGACGTGAGAATCGAAGGGTTCGGCGACAAGCATATGTTCAGGGCCAAGGGATCGTACCGCTGGACGGATGTCTTTGCCGAGTCGGGAATATCGGTGCCTCCTGACAACCCGATGCATCTGGACAACAGCATCATCGTGACGGAGACGGGCGGGATGCGCATCGCTCACTGGGGAGACAACCGGCCGGACCCCGGAGCGTACATCATGGACCGCCTCAGAGGCGTCGATGTGCTGATCCTGCCCATTGACGGCTCCGAACATATCCTCACGGCGGAAGATGTGACGGGGCTCATGGAAGAGCTGGAGCCGAAAGTGGTCATTCCCATGCACTACCGCACCAGGGGTGCGGTGACGGTCCTCAGCACGCTGCAGGCGCCCGATTACTGGCTGGAAATGATGCCGGACGCCATCCTGCATACCGAGTCAAAGTGGACTTTCAGCAAGCCGGACCTCGCGCGGTATCGCGGCCGGGCTTTTTCCTTCGGTCATCATTATACCAAGGGATAG
- a CDS encoding SagB/ThcOx family dehydrogenase, with protein sequence MNMRKMRDFLKDDLRLSIDFSRSDQNRGLEPPPVQKEPRDDQGRIPLPLDLPAESVDLVQALGGRRSHRAWTGKEISLAELGFLLWATQGVRRNAGPGRVFRTVPSAGCRHAFETYVLANAIAGLDCGLYRYLPLDHALVLERQAGPDFLARQHEAVLGQTFVPKASAVFVWTAIPYRMEWRYLEAAHRVIALDAGHVCQNLYLAVQAVGCGTCAVAAYHQRALDELLGVDGEEEFAVYLAPVGKV encoded by the coding sequence ATGAACATGCGGAAGATGCGCGATTTTCTGAAGGACGATCTGCGGCTGTCCATCGACTTTTCGCGGTCGGATCAGAACCGGGGCCTTGAGCCGCCGCCGGTCCAGAAAGAGCCGAGGGATGATCAGGGCCGCATTCCCCTGCCGCTTGATCTTCCGGCGGAAAGCGTCGATCTGGTTCAGGCTCTGGGCGGGCGGCGCAGCCATCGGGCATGGACCGGAAAGGAGATCTCGCTGGCCGAACTGGGCTTTCTGCTCTGGGCCACCCAGGGCGTGCGCCGGAATGCCGGGCCGGGCCGGGTTTTTCGCACGGTGCCGTCGGCCGGGTGCAGGCACGCCTTTGAGACCTATGTGCTGGCGAACGCCATCGCCGGTCTGGATTGCGGTCTGTACCGGTATCTGCCGCTGGATCACGCCCTGGTGCTGGAGCGGCAGGCCGGGCCGGATTTTCTGGCCCGTCAGCACGAGGCCGTTCTGGGGCAGACCTTCGTGCCCAAGGCGAGCGCAGTTTTCGTGTGGACCGCCATACCATACCGCATGGAATGGCGGTATCTGGAGGCCGCTCACCGGGTCATCGCGCTGGACGCGGGGCATGTCTGCCAGAATCTGTACCTGGCCGTGCAGGCCGTGGGATGCGGCACCTGCGCCGTGGCCGCGTATCACCAGCGCGCATTGGATGAACTGCTGGGCGTGGACGGCGAGGAGGAGTTCGCGGTCTATCTCGCGCCCGTGGGAAAGGTCTGA
- a CDS encoding AI-2E family transporter, whose amino-acid sequence MIFDNRPYSFDRVARLAVGAVSLWALVMLLGYLSDVLVPFAVALILAYILNPVVRRIQGYVKSRPLAIALTLLIFLLGGAALGMIVVPLVGREIAHMGRLISELLSNSKLAAEAAKRLPPDIWQALRDYFALPEVQDFFRTDSFVSMVQAALRKVVPGLVGLISGTYSLIMALVVPVIVLLYLIFLLLDFQRVQVVWKEMIPPQYRENVVSFVEEFDQATSRYFRGQTTICAILCLVFASGFFLIGLPMGVLLGFFVGVLNLIPYLQILGLIPAVVLGAIHALETGQSFWVVMALIGVVFLVAQILQDVVLTPRIMGKAMGLSPAVMLLSLSIWGKLLGMLGLLIALPMTCLFLTYYRRLVLKQHAPAPVPAAEET is encoded by the coding sequence ATGATTTTCGACAACAGACCATATTCTTTCGACCGCGTGGCGCGGCTTGCCGTTGGCGCGGTCAGCCTCTGGGCTCTGGTCATGCTGCTCGGGTACCTGAGCGATGTTTTGGTGCCCTTCGCCGTGGCCCTGATTCTGGCCTACATCCTGAATCCGGTGGTGCGCCGGATTCAAGGCTACGTGAAGAGCCGGCCCCTGGCCATTGCTCTCACTCTTCTCATATTTCTGCTGGGAGGCGCGGCTTTGGGAATGATCGTGGTGCCGCTGGTGGGACGGGAGATCGCGCACATGGGGCGGCTCATTTCCGAACTGCTGTCCAATTCCAAACTGGCCGCCGAGGCCGCCAAGCGCCTGCCGCCGGACATTTGGCAGGCCCTGCGCGATTATTTCGCCCTGCCCGAGGTGCAGGATTTCTTCCGCACGGACAGTTTCGTGTCCATGGTCCAGGCCGCCCTGCGCAAGGTCGTGCCGGGCCTCGTGGGGCTCATTTCCGGGACGTACAGCCTGATCATGGCCCTGGTCGTGCCCGTCATCGTACTGCTGTACCTCATTTTTCTGCTGCTGGATTTCCAGCGGGTCCAGGTGGTCTGGAAGGAAATGATTCCGCCGCAGTACCGCGAGAACGTCGTGTCCTTTGTGGAGGAGTTCGATCAGGCCACGAGCCGCTACTTTCGCGGACAGACGACCATCTGCGCCATCTTGTGTCTGGTGTTCGCCTCCGGTTTTTTTCTGATCGGCCTGCCCATGGGGGTGCTGCTGGGCTTCTTCGTGGGGGTTTTGAATCTGATCCCGTACCTCCAGATTCTGGGACTCATCCCCGCCGTAGTGCTCGGGGCCATCCATGCCCTGGAGACGGGGCAGTCTTTCTGGGTGGTCATGGCCCTCATCGGGGTGGTTTTTCTGGTCGCCCAGATCCTGCAGGACGTGGTGCTGACGCCCCGCATCATGGGCAAGGCCATGGGTCTTTCTCCGGCCGTGATGCTGCTGTCCCTGTCCATCTGGGGCAAGCTGCTGGGCATGCTGGGCCTGCTCATCGCCCTGCCCATGACCTGCCTGTTTCTGACCTATTACCGCCGTCTGGTGCTGAAGCAGCATGCCCCGGCTCCCGTGCCGGCTGCGGAGGAAACATGA
- a CDS encoding AMP-dependent synthetase/ligase: METATMPSAPTLFHTFLETCARHKDNTAFIYRVGEDEQRVTYVKFFEDALLLARSFKAAKIRRGDKVFLLSDNRYAWIVTDMALQALGAVSVPRGCDTPASEVEYIINHSESDFLILETDKLYNDLQPLIKNLKLKNVFIISGAEKHSWFEKVVSYSKILEERTIEPRDIEWFKGLAGHIAPDDLLTIIYTSGTTGTPKGVMLTHSNIMHNVRTLPPLINLGPDDLWVSILPTWHIFERAAEYIGMASGSCLVYSSIRTFAADLETYKPTLVATVPRLWEALYSRITSALKKKDPKKARMFNALVAVSIAFRRNRRALRGHLPVFVKRPAVAVLAGKLRAAMVCAALYPLYVLAQKKFVMVQEKFGGRLKAAISGGGSLPPYLDEWIDAIGIRIINAYGLTECSPAIAGRGLQCEIFGTIGPAVGETDLRIADEQDRELPRGTEGEIQVRGAQVFKGYYKNDEANAQAFTADGFLRTGDLGRLTLTGELVITGRAKEIIVLASGENIDPTNIEATLSVFPFVQDAVLVGQDKKGLGALIVPDLEKLREFVREKYNQVLGETEEALRDKQLLDRLREEMNKLLNAKKGFKPYEKLQNIYFLTKEFTLGEELTNSFKKKRHVIEKKYRDIINRLLK; encoded by the coding sequence ATGGAAACAGCCACTATGCCTTCCGCACCAACGCTTTTTCATACTTTTCTCGAAACCTGCGCCCGCCACAAGGACAATACGGCCTTCATCTACCGGGTAGGCGAGGATGAACAGCGGGTCACTTACGTAAAATTCTTCGAGGACGCACTCCTTCTTGCCCGAAGTTTCAAGGCCGCGAAAATCCGCCGGGGAGACAAGGTCTTTCTTCTGTCGGACAATCGCTACGCCTGGATCGTCACGGACATGGCCCTTCAGGCTCTGGGCGCGGTCAGCGTGCCCCGTGGCTGCGACACGCCGGCCAGCGAAGTGGAATACATCATCAACCATTCGGAGAGCGACTTTCTCATCCTCGAGACGGACAAGCTCTACAACGATCTGCAGCCCCTGATCAAAAATCTGAAACTCAAAAACGTGTTCATCATTTCCGGGGCGGAAAAGCACTCCTGGTTCGAAAAGGTGGTGTCCTACTCCAAAATCCTCGAAGAGCGGACTATCGAACCCCGCGACATCGAATGGTTCAAAGGCCTGGCCGGACACATCGCGCCGGACGACCTGCTGACCATCATCTACACGTCCGGCACCACCGGCACGCCCAAAGGGGTCATGCTCACCCACTCCAACATCATGCACAATGTCCGCACCCTGCCCCCCCTGATCAATCTGGGTCCGGACGATCTGTGGGTGTCCATCCTCCCCACCTGGCATATTTTCGAGCGCGCGGCCGAATATATCGGCATGGCTTCCGGCAGTTGCCTCGTCTATTCGTCCATCCGCACCTTCGCCGCCGATCTGGAAACCTACAAGCCCACACTGGTAGCCACGGTGCCCCGGCTGTGGGAGGCCCTCTATTCCAGAATCACCTCGGCCCTGAAGAAAAAAGACCCCAAAAAAGCCAGAATGTTCAACGCACTGGTAGCCGTCTCCATCGCCTTCCGCCGGAACCGCCGGGCCCTGCGCGGGCACCTGCCGGTCTTCGTCAAACGCCCGGCCGTGGCCGTACTGGCCGGAAAACTGCGCGCCGCCATGGTCTGCGCCGCCCTGTACCCGCTCTATGTTCTGGCCCAGAAAAAATTCGTCATGGTTCAGGAAAAATTCGGAGGACGGCTCAAGGCCGCCATCAGCGGAGGCGGCAGCCTGCCGCCCTATCTGGATGAGTGGATCGACGCCATCGGCATCCGCATCATCAACGCCTACGGCCTGACCGAATGTTCCCCGGCCATCGCCGGACGCGGGCTGCAATGCGAGATCTTCGGCACCATCGGACCGGCCGTGGGCGAAACGGACCTGCGCATCGCCGACGAACAGGACCGGGAACTGCCGCGCGGCACCGAAGGCGAGATCCAGGTGCGCGGAGCCCAGGTTTTCAAGGGATATTACAAAAACGACGAAGCCAATGCCCAGGCCTTCACCGCCGACGGATTTCTGCGCACAGGCGATCTGGGCCGCCTGACCCTGACCGGAGAACTGGTCATCACCGGCCGGGCCAAGGAAATCATCGTTCTGGCCAGCGGCGAAAATATCGACCCGACCAATATCGAGGCCACGCTGTCCGTCTTTCCTTTCGTGCAGGACGCCGTTCTGGTGGGACAGGACAAGAAGGGGCTGGGCGCTCTCATCGTTCCGGATCTGGAAAAACTGCGCGAGTTCGTCCGGGAAAAATACAACCAGGTGCTGGGCGAAACCGAGGAAGCGCTGAGGGACAAACAGCTTCTGGACCGCCTGCGGGAGGAGATGAACAAACTTCTCAACGCCAAAAAAGGATTCAAGCCTTACGAGAAGCTTCAAAACATCTACTTTCTGACCAAGGAATTCACCCTGGGCGAGGAGCTGACCAATTCCTTCAAGAAAAAACGCCACGTCATCGAGAAGAAATACCGGGATATCATCAACCGCCTGCTGAAATAA
- the cas2 gene encoding CRISPR-associated endonuclease Cas2: MLMLITYDISLDDPQGQARLRRIAKHCLDYGVRVQYSVFECDVAPDQWVRLKAKLLDTYQSETDSLRFYHLGSKWRRKVEHHGAKVALDIFQDTLVV; this comes from the coding sequence ATGCTGATGCTGATTACTTACGATATTTCGCTGGATGATCCGCAAGGCCAGGCACGCCTGCGCCGTATCGCCAAGCACTGCCTCGACTACGGTGTGCGTGTGCAATATTCGGTATTTGAGTGTGATGTGGCTCCTGATCAGTGGGTCAGATTAAAAGCAAAACTGTTGGATACGTATCAATCTGAAACTGACAGCCTGCGTTTTTATCATCTGGGCAGCAAATGGCGCAGAAAGGTGGAGCACCACGGTGCAAAGGTTGCTTTAGATATTTTCCAAGATACACTTGTTGTATAG